A window of Streptomyces gilvosporeus contains these coding sequences:
- a CDS encoding alpha/beta hydrolase family protein, whose product MKHARRKPRSRMRERVASTTGALAVILGAGIGTANAAGKPAAAAAAKEVPLDAADAAHAADAPGAAHAANAPGAAHAANAPGAMTLPAPSGHYQVGVTNLHLRDTKRTDPWLPDGRPRELMVSLWYPATHTAGHPAAPYLEPAAAAHYLASRGLPPNAVTLPTTAGHTGAPVDGKAGKLPVVLYSTGRGSDRATGTALAQDLASRGYLVVTLDDTHDDGEVQFPGGRLEVATMPPVTPASRIISVRAADTRFVIDQLDAIARGHNPDVEHAPLPHGLSHAVDMDRIGMFGASLGGAVVPEAMHVDSRIRAGANLDGQFFGPAKTRDLKRPFLLFSSQHHNRNDDSSWSTFWQHLHGERFDLKLQGAEHLSFMDYEELLPQMAGPLGYSSAQLVQMLGTIAPDRAIEIQRVYLAAFFDKELRKHHSDLLDGPSRHYPEIKFIR is encoded by the coding sequence ATGAAGCATGCACGAAGAAAACCCCGCAGCCGGATGCGCGAGCGCGTCGCCAGCACCACAGGAGCGCTGGCCGTCATCCTGGGCGCCGGGATCGGGACGGCCAATGCCGCCGGGAAACCCGCCGCGGCGGCCGCGGCCAAGGAGGTGCCCCTGGACGCGGCGGACGCGGCACACGCGGCGGACGCCCCGGGTGCGGCACACGCGGCGAACGCCCCGGGTGCAGCACATGCGGCGAACGCCCCGGGTGCGATGACACTCCCCGCCCCGAGCGGGCATTACCAGGTCGGAGTGACCAACCTCCACCTGCGCGATACGAAACGCACCGACCCCTGGCTGCCCGACGGCCGGCCGCGCGAGCTGATGGTCTCGCTGTGGTACCCGGCCACCCACACGGCCGGCCACCCCGCCGCTCCGTACCTGGAGCCCGCCGCGGCCGCGCACTACCTGGCCTCCCGGGGGCTGCCGCCCAACGCGGTCACCCTGCCCACCACCGCGGGTCACACCGGTGCCCCGGTGGACGGCAAGGCCGGCAAGCTGCCGGTCGTGCTGTACTCGACCGGACGGGGCTCGGACCGCGCGACGGGCACCGCGCTCGCCCAGGACCTGGCCAGCCGCGGCTACCTGGTCGTCACCCTCGACGACACCCACGATGACGGCGAAGTGCAGTTCCCCGGCGGGCGGCTGGAAGTGGCCACGATGCCGCCGGTCACCCCCGCGTCCCGCATCATCTCCGTCCGGGCCGCGGACACCCGCTTCGTCATCGACCAGCTGGACGCCATCGCCCGTGGCCACAACCCGGACGTGGAGCACGCGCCGCTCCCCCACGGGCTGTCCCACGCGGTGGACATGGACCGAATAGGAATGTTCGGCGCCTCCCTCGGCGGTGCGGTGGTGCCGGAGGCCATGCACGTGGACTCCAGGATCCGCGCCGGTGCGAACCTGGACGGCCAGTTCTTCGGCCCCGCGAAAACCCGCGACCTCAAGCGCCCGTTCCTGCTGTTCAGCTCCCAGCACCACAATCGCAACGACGATTCGAGCTGGTCGACCTTCTGGCAGCACCTGCACGGCGAGCGATTCGACCTGAAGCTGCAGGGCGCCGAGCACCTGTCCTTCATGGACTACGAGGAACTCCTGCCCCAGATGGCCGGCCCGCTCGGATACTCCTCCGCCCAGCTCGTCCAGATGCTCGGCACGATCGCCCCCGACCGCGCCATCGAGATCCAACGCGTCTATCTCGCGGCCTTCTTCGACAAGGAACTGCGCAAGCACCACAGCGACCTCCTGGACGGCCCTTCCCGCCACTATCCGGAGATCAAGTTCATACGGTGA
- a CDS encoding SDR family oxidoreductase: MILVTGASGNVGTALLARLHADGVAARAAYRDPQATARVIKAGGQAVTLDLAVPDTIGPALDGIEAVFLIGATSPAQTTHELNMLEAARAVGVRVVKLSVWRADEGLSPIARLHQPVEQSLVTSGLPWTILRPNFYLQNFLRQPSIREIGEFSFPLITAPISFIDIGDIADVAARVLTTDGHDGCVYDLTGPKALTYAEAAEEFSDVLGKPVRYMGLPDDEARAAMLSRGMPEFSVEALIGVARAYRDGGAETVTSTVADLTGRAATGFADFVRRNRNVFD; this comes from the coding sequence ATGATTCTGGTGACTGGCGCGAGCGGGAACGTCGGAACGGCGCTCCTCGCTCGTCTTCATGCCGACGGCGTGGCCGCGCGGGCGGCTTACCGTGATCCGCAGGCAACGGCTCGGGTGATCAAGGCGGGCGGTCAGGCAGTGACGCTCGATCTGGCCGTGCCGGACACGATCGGTCCCGCGCTCGACGGCATCGAGGCCGTATTCCTTATCGGCGCGACGAGCCCCGCCCAAACGACGCACGAACTCAACATGCTGGAAGCCGCCCGTGCCGTGGGCGTCCGGGTGGTCAAGCTGTCGGTCTGGAGGGCCGACGAAGGACTCTCGCCGATCGCCCGGCTACATCAGCCTGTTGAACAGTCGCTGGTGACGTCCGGTCTGCCCTGGACGATCTTGCGCCCCAATTTCTACCTCCAGAACTTTCTGCGCCAGCCCTCCATTCGCGAAATCGGGGAGTTCAGCTTCCCCTTGATCACTGCACCCATCAGTTTCATCGACATCGGCGATATCGCCGATGTCGCGGCGAGGGTTCTCACCACAGACGGCCATGACGGCTGCGTCTACGACCTGACCGGGCCGAAGGCGCTGACCTACGCCGAGGCCGCGGAGGAGTTTTCCGACGTCCTGGGCAAGCCGGTGCGCTACATGGGCCTGCCGGACGACGAAGCGCGCGCGGCGATGCTGAGTCGCGGGATGCCGGAGTTCTCCGTCGAGGCCCTGATCGGAGTTGCCCGCGCCTACCGCGACGGCGGTGCCGAGACCGTCACCTCAACCGTGGCCGACCTCACGGGCCGTGCGGCCACCGGTTTTGCCGATTTCGTGCGCCGGAACCGCAACGTCTTCGATTGA
- a CDS encoding PKD domain-containing protein, with the protein MPRKAGTGAGAVPGGPGAARRSSAARRFAAVGAAAVLLGQLLLGGHPAAAQPLALPGAAFPLVLDVDMTPNPVCSGPVHGRVEIYDPAAAKAGDTVEWRVRAGGKQLAGGRVTMAATVGTAKFTIPYAQVPATETALQVDARIAASSDGEAPGHYGKVWRDTIRRGCHPVRVASVGDSVVWGQGLDHDQKFPDLTAQLLGRATGRGFQHLDYSISGAVLDAPHLPAGNKDADCLRTTEKQDPDGDGEMEFGEVTQQMPDVFCQLEKAGAQARAGGYGLDLVVINGCINDLDPFFGIGVGITPGSEDLPKAVKRECSGIGAAAENPAKNVPYFSGAKVGYGGRGMQAAIEKAHSLPGRPKVIVADFYYALSRSSSPIPVRTCSTPGVDGARLASCKAALGGVAERYEQYTQLANAAYHQAATAANKASADGPYAVAADGLFTVDNALLSRDSKVWNTPVTDPAFPLRTRACPELSATPLQCLSAAVGHPDIEGARQYADAFLLNPKVRDWFRLPRQGPRAQLNVPEHAGVGSAVRMSVTVHGKPPAAGYRYHWYFGDGTQQETGEATVTHAYDRNGPWLPRVVMTGQDGGKSLVEAARGLTAD; encoded by the coding sequence GTGCCGAGGAAGGCGGGCACCGGCGCGGGTGCCGTTCCGGGCGGGCCGGGAGCGGCGCGTCGCTCGTCGGCGGCGAGGCGTTTCGCGGCGGTCGGTGCGGCCGCCGTGCTCCTCGGCCAGCTCCTCCTCGGCGGGCACCCCGCCGCGGCGCAGCCCCTCGCCCTGCCGGGAGCGGCGTTCCCCCTCGTCCTCGACGTCGACATGACGCCGAATCCGGTGTGCAGCGGACCCGTACACGGCCGGGTGGAGATCTACGACCCCGCCGCGGCGAAGGCCGGGGACACCGTGGAGTGGCGCGTACGCGCCGGTGGCAAGCAGCTGGCCGGCGGGCGCGTCACCATGGCCGCCACCGTCGGTACGGCGAAGTTCACCATCCCTTACGCCCAAGTGCCCGCAACCGAGACCGCGTTGCAGGTCGACGCCCGCATCGCCGCCTCGTCCGACGGGGAGGCGCCCGGCCACTACGGCAAGGTCTGGCGGGACACGATACGCCGGGGATGCCACCCGGTGCGGGTGGCATCCGTCGGTGACTCCGTGGTCTGGGGCCAGGGCCTGGACCACGACCAGAAGTTCCCCGATCTGACCGCCCAGTTGCTCGGCCGGGCGACCGGTCGGGGCTTTCAGCACCTGGACTACTCGATCTCCGGCGCGGTGCTCGACGCGCCCCATCTCCCCGCGGGCAACAAGGACGCGGACTGTCTGCGCACCACGGAGAAGCAGGACCCGGACGGCGACGGGGAGATGGAGTTCGGCGAGGTCACCCAGCAAATGCCGGATGTGTTCTGCCAGTTGGAAAAGGCGGGCGCGCAGGCGCGGGCGGGCGGCTACGGTCTCGATCTGGTCGTGATCAACGGGTGCATCAACGACCTCGATCCGTTCTTCGGCATCGGCGTCGGCATCACCCCAGGCTCCGAAGACCTGCCCAAGGCAGTGAAGCGCGAGTGCTCCGGCATCGGCGCGGCGGCCGAGAACCCGGCCAAGAACGTCCCCTACTTCAGCGGCGCCAAGGTCGGATACGGCGGACGCGGGATGCAGGCGGCGATCGAGAAGGCGCATTCCCTGCCGGGGCGGCCGAAGGTGATCGTGGCCGACTTCTACTACGCGCTCAGCCGCAGCAGCTCCCCGATCCCGGTCCGGACCTGCTCGACGCCGGGGGTCGACGGGGCGCGGCTGGCCTCCTGCAAGGCCGCCCTCGGCGGCGTGGCCGAGCGCTACGAGCAGTACACCCAGCTGGCCAATGCCGCCTACCACCAGGCCGCGACCGCCGCCAACAAGGCGTCCGCGGACGGTCCGTACGCGGTCGCCGCCGACGGGCTGTTCACCGTGGACAATGCCCTGCTCTCCCGGGATTCCAAGGTCTGGAACACCCCGGTGACCGACCCGGCGTTCCCGCTGCGCACGCGGGCCTGCCCCGAACTCAGCGCGACTCCGTTGCAGTGTCTGTCCGCGGCCGTCGGTCACCCCGACATCGAGGGCGCCCGGCAGTACGCCGACGCGTTCCTCCTCAACCCGAAGGTCCGCGACTGGTTCCGCCTCCCCCGGCAGGGACCCCGGGCGCAGCTGAACGTCCCGGAGCACGCGGGCGTCGGCAGTGCGGTGCGGATGTCGGTGACGGTCCACGGGAAGCCGCCCGCCGCCGGGTACCGCTACCACTGGTACTTCGGCGACGGGACGCAGCAGGAGACCGGCGAGGCGACCGTCACCCATGCCTACGACCGTAACGGTCCCTGGCTGCCACGGGTCGTGATGACCGGTCAGGACGGCGGCAAGTCCCTGGTCGAGGCCGCCCGCGGCCTCACCGCCGACTGA
- a CDS encoding LysR family transcriptional regulator, with protein sequence MDLDAVRTFVAAADAGRFQDAATDLSITQQAVSKRVATLEKVIGVRLFTRTARGAKLTIDGQAFLPHARDLLRAEERALASVRPGRRALRVDVIGRRLAPAGLLRDFHRVHPEIELDVVTLFDADAAVNALRSGTLDASFRAVTMPGRQLPDDIVATRVRDEPIQLLTGPAHELAAARAVTPADLSGHRIWMPGLVPGTEWGAYYDALAAAFALTIEITGPDFGTEPLLDTIADSRSLATFVGEQTRLVWPADHGLRRIDVRDPTPVYPHSLVWHRDNTHPALAALRDHLCSGWRNRSDAETWTPSWA encoded by the coding sequence ATGGATCTCGATGCTGTGCGCACCTTCGTGGCCGCCGCGGACGCGGGACGGTTCCAGGACGCCGCCACCGACCTGTCGATCACCCAGCAGGCCGTCTCCAAACGCGTCGCCACGCTGGAGAAGGTCATCGGCGTGCGGCTGTTCACCCGCACCGCGCGGGGTGCGAAGCTCACCATCGACGGACAGGCGTTCCTGCCCCACGCCCGCGATCTCCTACGGGCCGAGGAGCGGGCCCTCGCCTCGGTCCGTCCCGGCCGCCGCGCGCTGCGCGTCGACGTGATCGGCCGACGCCTCGCCCCGGCCGGCCTGCTGCGCGACTTCCATCGCGTGCACCCCGAGATCGAGCTCGATGTCGTCACCCTCTTCGACGCCGACGCGGCCGTCAACGCCCTCCGGTCAGGCACGCTCGACGCGTCCTTCCGTGCCGTCACCATGCCCGGTCGGCAGCTCCCCGACGACATCGTGGCCACCCGGGTCCGCGACGAGCCGATCCAGCTGCTCACCGGACCGGCCCACGAGCTCGCCGCGGCCCGCGCGGTGACGCCCGCGGACCTCTCCGGGCACCGGATCTGGATGCCCGGCCTCGTTCCCGGCACCGAGTGGGGTGCCTACTACGACGCCCTCGCCGCCGCGTTCGCGCTCACCATCGAGATCACCGGCCCCGACTTCGGCACCGAGCCCCTGCTCGACACCATCGCCGACTCCCGCTCACTGGCCACCTTCGTCGGCGAGCAGACCCGCCTCGTCTGGCCCGCCGACCACGGCCTGCGGCGCATCGACGTGCGGGATCCCACACCGGTCTACCCGCACTCGCTGGTATGGCACCGCGACAACACCCACCCGGCACTCGCCGCGCTCCGTGACCACCTCTGCTCCGGGTGGCGCAACCGCTCGGACGCCGAGACCTGGACACCGAGCTGGGCGTAG
- a CDS encoding MFS transporter, with the protein MTRRRGLGRQFGWLWAAFAVSAYGTGFGFGALPLIAVLVLHSGPAQVAALAAAGRAVGAAVAVPLGPWVEFRRKRPVMVAMDLIRFAALLSVPAAFALGRLGFAQLLLVAVATAAADIAFKAASGAYLKALVPRQDLLIANSRFESTTWTATVVGPPLGGAATGVFGPVTTVLADAVSYLLSALGIRAIGGTEPVPARTGAPRLRAGDLLAGWRHILTHPTLRPLFFNSIVVNGLIMATEPLLAVLLLGRLGFTPWQYGLAFAAPCVGGLIGSRLARPLVARFGQHRVLLTAGALRACWSVGLAFVGPGVPGIVLIIAVQLGLVTSCGLFAPVLATYRLDHTGPDRVARTLSAWSVSSSAAIAALTAMWGLLATLTSPRIAIAAAGVLLLATPLLLPRRENALQDTREQAASLT; encoded by the coding sequence ATGACACGTAGGCGGGGGCTGGGCAGGCAGTTCGGGTGGTTGTGGGCGGCGTTTGCGGTCAGCGCGTACGGCACCGGGTTCGGGTTCGGTGCGCTTCCCCTGATCGCGGTTTTGGTGCTGCACTCCGGGCCGGCCCAGGTGGCGGCGCTGGCCGCCGCGGGGCGCGCAGTGGGGGCCGCGGTGGCGGTGCCGCTCGGTCCGTGGGTGGAGTTCCGGCGAAAGCGGCCGGTGATGGTGGCGATGGATCTGATCCGGTTCGCGGCGCTGCTGAGCGTCCCCGCCGCGTTCGCGCTCGGCCGGCTCGGCTTCGCCCAGCTCCTCCTCGTCGCCGTGGCCACCGCCGCGGCCGACATCGCCTTCAAGGCGGCCAGCGGTGCGTATCTCAAGGCGCTCGTGCCGCGGCAGGACCTGCTGATCGCGAACAGCCGGTTCGAGTCGACGACCTGGACCGCGACGGTGGTCGGACCGCCGCTCGGCGGGGCGGCGACCGGGGTGTTCGGCCCGGTGACGACCGTGCTCGCCGATGCGGTCAGCTACCTGCTCTCGGCGCTGGGCATCCGCGCCATCGGCGGTACGGAACCGGTCCCGGCGCGGACCGGTGCGCCGCGGCTGCGAGCGGGCGATCTGCTCGCAGGATGGCGCCACATCCTCACCCATCCCACGCTGCGCCCGCTGTTCTTCAACTCGATCGTGGTCAACGGCCTGATCATGGCCACCGAGCCGCTGCTCGCCGTCCTCCTGCTGGGCCGCCTCGGGTTCACACCCTGGCAGTACGGTCTCGCGTTCGCGGCCCCGTGCGTCGGTGGTCTCATCGGCTCACGCCTCGCGCGGCCGCTCGTGGCGCGGTTCGGGCAGCACAGGGTGCTGCTCACCGCTGGGGCGCTGCGTGCATGCTGGTCCGTCGGATTGGCGTTCGTCGGGCCCGGTGTCCCCGGGATCGTCCTCATCATCGCCGTCCAACTCGGACTGGTCACCAGCTGCGGTCTGTTCGCCCCGGTGCTGGCCACCTACCGGCTCGATCACACCGGCCCCGACCGGGTCGCCCGCACCCTGTCCGCGTGGTCGGTCAGCAGCAGCGCCGCCATCGCGGCGCTGACCGCGATGTGGGGTCTGCTGGCCACCCTCACCAGCCCTCGCATCGCGATCGCCGCCGCCGGAGTCCTGCTCCTGGCCACCCCGCTGCTGCTCCCGCGCCGCGAGAACGCACTCCAGGACACAAGGGAACAGGCGGCGAGCCTCACCTGA
- a CDS encoding alkaline phosphatase family protein, whose translation MTEVKAPNRRRRRSLTALAGGMALAVTSLGLWAATGSTASAVSLPTPDHVVVVVMENHAYSQVIGSSSAPYINNTLKAGGANLTQSFALTHPSEPNYYMLFSGSNQGRTDDSCVPVQSLSAPNLGSELIGAGQTWGSYNEDLPSQGSTVCSSGNYAQKHNPWFGFSNVPLSTAKTMAQFPTDYSTLPKVSFVVPNLCNDMHDCSVATGDSWIQNHLGAYATWAQSHNSILAVTFDEDNKQSGNRIPTVLYGAHVAPGSSSGTTYNHYNVLRTLEDLAGLTTHAGNAATASDITGIWN comes from the coding sequence ATGACCGAAGTCAAGGCACCCAACCGCAGACGCCGTCGTTCCCTCACCGCACTGGCCGGGGGCATGGCCCTCGCCGTCACCTCGCTCGGGCTGTGGGCCGCCACCGGGTCCACCGCCTCCGCCGTCTCCCTTCCGACGCCCGACCACGTCGTGGTCGTGGTGATGGAGAACCACGCCTACTCCCAGGTGATCGGCAGCTCCAGCGCGCCGTACATCAACAACACCCTCAAGGCGGGTGGCGCCAACCTCACCCAGTCCTTCGCGCTCACCCACCCCAGCGAGCCGAACTACTACATGCTGTTCTCGGGCTCCAACCAGGGCCGCACCGACGACAGTTGCGTCCCCGTCCAGTCCCTCTCCGCGCCCAACCTCGGCTCCGAGCTGATCGGCGCCGGACAGACCTGGGGCAGCTACAACGAGGACCTGCCCAGCCAGGGTTCGACGGTCTGTAGCAGCGGCAACTACGCGCAGAAGCACAACCCCTGGTTCGGCTTCTCCAACGTGCCGCTGAGCACCGCCAAGACCATGGCGCAGTTCCCGACGGACTACAGCACCCTGCCGAAGGTCTCCTTCGTCGTGCCGAACCTGTGCAACGACATGCACGACTGCTCGGTCGCCACCGGCGACTCCTGGATCCAGAACCACCTGGGTGCCTACGCGACGTGGGCGCAGTCCCACAACAGCATCCTGGCCGTCACCTTCGACGAGGACAACAAGCAGTCGGGCAACCGCATTCCCACCGTCCTGTACGGAGCGCATGTCGCCCCCGGCAGCTCCAGCGGCACCACCTACAACCACTACAACGTGCTGCGCACCCTGGAAGACCTCGCGGGTCTGACCACGCATGCCGGCAATGCCGCCACCGCGTCCGACATCACCGGCATCTGGAACTGA
- a CDS encoding MFS transporter, with protein sequence MYLADSRSTTSPAAAPISRSGRRPAVPATVLSLGAVSLITDISSEMVTAVLPLYVVTALGLSPLGFGLLDGINNGVGALVRLVGGHLADRGGRRHKMVAGLGYGLSALCKPLFLFVHTLPAISAVLAADRTGKGLRTAPRDAMISLATRPEHRGRAFGVHRAMDTTGALLGPLTAFAVLRATVDGYDAVFAVSGCIAALGVLVLVLFVPRRITADTAPTTTPAAPSATAARGATPAPTDPTLRDALALLRRPGLRRLTLCAALLGLTTVSDAFLYLLLQRELRLPAHLFPLLPLGTAAAFLLLAVPMGALADRMGRLRLFLAGHGVLLLGYGLVLARVRVAPVAVTVAVLVLHGAFYAATDGVLAAATSEAVPAAHQGAGQALVGTGQALARFACSLAFGAAWSLWGGRPALAVTAVALTVSALAATAVLRRNTYDRRGAA encoded by the coding sequence GTGTACCTCGCGGACTCCCGTAGCACCACGTCACCCGCCGCCGCCCCGATCTCCCGCTCGGGGCGGCGGCCCGCCGTGCCCGCCACCGTCCTGTCCCTCGGTGCGGTCAGCCTGATCACCGACATCTCCTCGGAAATGGTCACCGCCGTCCTCCCGCTCTACGTGGTCACGGCTCTCGGCCTCTCGCCCCTCGGATTCGGGCTGCTGGACGGCATCAACAACGGTGTCGGCGCGCTGGTCCGGCTGGTCGGCGGCCACCTCGCGGACCGGGGCGGCCGGCGGCACAAGATGGTGGCAGGGCTCGGATACGGACTCTCCGCCCTGTGCAAACCGCTGTTCCTGTTCGTCCACACCCTCCCCGCGATCAGCGCCGTACTGGCCGCCGACCGCACGGGCAAGGGCCTTCGGACCGCGCCCCGGGACGCGATGATCTCGCTGGCCACGCGGCCCGAACACCGGGGCAGGGCGTTCGGCGTGCACCGTGCCATGGACACCACCGGCGCCCTGCTCGGCCCGCTGACGGCGTTCGCCGTGCTCCGGGCCACGGTCGACGGCTACGACGCGGTCTTCGCGGTCAGCGGCTGCATCGCCGCACTCGGGGTCCTCGTCCTGGTCCTCTTCGTCCCGCGCAGGATCACCGCCGATACGGCCCCGACGACCACACCCGCGGCCCCTTCCGCGACCGCCGCTCGGGGCGCCACCCCCGCCCCGACCGACCCCACCCTGCGCGACGCGCTCGCGCTGCTGCGCCGCCCCGGCCTGCGCCGCCTCACGCTCTGCGCCGCCCTGCTCGGGCTCACCACCGTCAGCGACGCGTTCCTCTATCTGCTCCTCCAACGCGAACTGCGCCTGCCCGCCCACCTCTTCCCGCTGCTGCCGCTCGGCACGGCCGCGGCCTTTCTGCTGCTCGCGGTCCCGATGGGCGCGCTCGCGGACCGTATGGGCCGTCTCCGGCTCTTCCTGGCAGGACACGGCGTCCTGCTGCTCGGTTACGGCCTGGTGCTCGCCCGCGTGCGCGTCGCCCCGGTGGCGGTCACCGTCGCCGTCCTCGTGCTGCACGGCGCGTTCTACGCGGCGACCGACGGGGTCCTCGCGGCCGCCACCTCCGAAGCCGTCCCGGCCGCGCATCAAGGGGCCGGACAAGCCCTGGTGGGCACCGGCCAGGCGCTGGCCCGGTTCGCCTGCTCGCTCGCCTTCGGCGCCGCCTGGAGTCTGTGGGGCGGGCGACCCGCCCTCGCCGTCACCGCCGTCGCGCTGACCGTCAGCGCGCTCGCCGCAACGGCCGTTCTCCGCAGGAACACCTACGACCGACGAGGTGCTGCATGA
- a CDS encoding TolB-like translocation protein, with product MTRTTRVVILLVAVLLLGTVGAAAVLRAADRSGEREQEQAGGPPVHPGTVSLRAAATGRQLLVRNLAWGPHRDEIAGVPADRPDGPRTVSGVKCLRFHAAAGTGICLQAVHHTLDDTYRAVVLDSHLRERHQFPVAGIPTRARVSPSGHLVAWTVFVSGDSYATSTRFSTRTALVDTRTWAIDDNLESFAVTKDGRPYHASDINIWGVTFADDNRFYATLATGGQTYLVQGDVGARTLTTLHTNVECPSLSPDGTRIAYKKRVRGASPDAPWRLYVLNLRTMSENPTAERRNIDDQALWANGSTLVYALAGDYGSDLWTVPADGSGKARRLMVSALAPAYLP from the coding sequence ATGACCCGAACCACCCGCGTCGTGATCCTGCTCGTCGCCGTACTTCTGCTGGGAACGGTCGGCGCCGCGGCGGTGTTGCGCGCCGCCGACCGGTCCGGCGAGCGCGAACAGGAACAGGCCGGTGGTCCGCCCGTCCACCCCGGCACCGTCTCGCTCCGGGCGGCCGCCACCGGCCGTCAGCTGCTCGTCCGCAACCTCGCCTGGGGCCCGCACCGCGACGAGATCGCCGGCGTGCCGGCCGACCGGCCCGACGGGCCACGCACCGTGTCCGGCGTCAAGTGCCTGCGCTTCCACGCGGCCGCCGGTACCGGCATCTGTCTTCAGGCCGTGCACCACACGTTGGACGACACCTATCGAGCCGTCGTACTCGACTCCCACCTGCGCGAACGGCACCAGTTCCCGGTCGCCGGCATCCCGACCCGCGCCCGGGTCTCGCCCTCCGGCCACCTGGTCGCCTGGACCGTGTTCGTCAGCGGGGACTCCTACGCCACGTCGACCCGCTTCTCCACCCGAACCGCCCTCGTCGACACCCGCACCTGGGCGATCGACGACAACCTGGAGTCCTTCGCCGTCACCAAGGACGGTCGGCCGTACCACGCCTCCGACATCAACATCTGGGGCGTCACCTTCGCCGACGACAACCGCTTCTACGCCACGCTGGCGACCGGCGGCCAGACCTACCTCGTGCAGGGCGATGTCGGCGCCCGCACCCTCACCACCCTGCACACCAACGTCGAATGCCCCTCGCTCTCCCCCGACGGCACCCGGATCGCGTACAAGAAGCGCGTCCGCGGAGCCTCACCGGATGCCCCGTGGCGGCTGTACGTACTCAATCTGCGCACCATGTCCGAGAACCCCACCGCCGAGCGGCGCAACATCGACGACCAGGCGCTCTGGGCCAATGGCTCCACCCTGGTCTACGCCCTCGCCGGCGACTACGGCTCGGATCTGTGGACCGTACCGGCCGACGGCAGCGGCAAGGCCCGGCGCCTGATGGTCTCGGCCCTGGCTCCGGCGTATCTGCCGTAA
- a CDS encoding Gfo/Idh/MocA family protein has protein sequence MNNRDCTPPNEPAEPDDLRLGILGYGLRGSLARTAHRPGGGASVVAVADPSPTAREHATRSFPRARIHADHRSPLGDPDIDALLILTPDHTHADLTCQALRAGTPVFVEKPLAISVEGCDEILRTAYETGTRLYVGHNMRHMPVIRLMRDLIARGEIGEIRTVWVRHFVAHGGDYYFKDWHAERRYSNGLLLQKGAHDLDVLHWLAGGYTTQVQAMGDLLVYGDRGLRRPPGEPRPADWLEHAAHWPPGRQHGLNPDIDIEDVSLVNMRLDNGVLAAYQQCHFSPDYWRNYTVIGDAGRLENFGDGPGGVVRVWNSRQSGYRAEADQVHEIPHGLDNAGHGGADPLLVDEFLRFVRQGGRTDTSPVAARMAVAAGARATDSLRNGGTPRRVPALAEALIDYFERGQIAAGDAATRAAEI, from the coding sequence ATGAACAACCGCGACTGCACGCCGCCGAATGAACCGGCTGAACCGGACGATCTGCGCCTCGGTATCCTCGGCTACGGCCTGCGGGGGTCGTTGGCCCGCACCGCCCACCGGCCCGGTGGCGGCGCGAGCGTCGTCGCCGTCGCCGACCCCTCCCCCACGGCCCGGGAGCACGCCACCCGGTCCTTCCCCCGCGCCCGTATCCATGCCGACCACCGCTCGCCGCTCGGCGACCCGGACATCGACGCGCTGCTGATCCTCACCCCCGATCACACCCACGCCGACCTCACCTGCCAGGCCCTGCGCGCGGGCACACCCGTCTTCGTGGAAAAGCCGCTGGCCATTTCCGTCGAGGGCTGCGACGAGATCCTGCGGACCGCGTACGAGACCGGAACCCGCCTCTACGTCGGGCACAACATGCGCCATATGCCGGTCATCCGACTGATGCGCGACCTGATCGCCCGCGGCGAGATCGGCGAGATCAGGACCGTCTGGGTGCGGCATTTCGTCGCGCACGGAGGCGACTACTACTTCAAGGACTGGCACGCCGAACGCCGTTACAGCAACGGCCTGTTGCTGCAGAAAGGTGCGCACGATCTGGATGTGCTGCACTGGCTGGCCGGCGGGTACACGACACAGGTGCAGGCGATGGGCGATCTGCTGGTGTACGGCGACCGCGGCCTACGACGCCCGCCCGGCGAGCCGCGGCCCGCCGACTGGCTGGAGCACGCCGCGCACTGGCCGCCGGGACGACAGCACGGCCTCAACCCCGATATCGACATCGAGGATGTCTCGCTGGTCAATATGCGCTTGGACAACGGGGTTCTGGCCGCCTACCAGCAGTGCCATTTCAGTCCGGACTACTGGCGCAACTACACCGTCATCGGCGACGCGGGGCGCCTGGAGAACTTCGGCGACGGGCCGGGCGGTGTGGTGCGGGTGTGGAACTCCCGGCAGTCCGGGTATCGCGCCGAAGCCGACCAGGTCCACGAGATCCCGCACGGCCTGGACAATGCGGGCCACGGCGGTGCCGACCCTCTTCTCGTCGACGAGTTCCTCCGGTTCGTACGCCAAGGAGGCCGCACCGACACGTCCCCGGTGGCCGCCCGCATGGCCGTCGCCGCCGGCGCCCGCGCCACCGACTCCCTGCGCAACGGCGGCACACCGCGCCGGGTGCCCGCCCTGGCAGAGGCTCTGATCGACTATTTCGAACGGGGTCAGATCGCAGCTGGGGACGCCGCGACGCGGGCTGCCGAGATCTGA